The Erythrobacter sp. JK5 genome includes a region encoding these proteins:
- a CDS encoding site-specific DNA-methyltransferase, protein MGVIETAKLQAKDTAKTTESVRQSLPLGQILPGDCIEAMRSLPDNSVDCVFADPPYNLQLGGDLNRPDGSHVDAVTDEWDRFDSFRVYDDFTRGWLTEARRVLKPDGSLWVIGSYHNIFRVGAILQDLGFWILNDIVWRKTNPMPNFKGTRFTNAHETLIWASQGEKARYHFNYRAMKTLNDELQMRSDWVLPICSGGERLKENGKKAHPTQKPEALLYRVLLATTEAGDVVLDPFFGTGTTGAVAKRLGREWIGCERESFYRGVAEKRIEKELPLDESALKTMQSRKAAPRVAFGALVENGLIPPGTKVFDKKRRWIATVRADGSLDHKGQTGSIHGLGKDLQGAPSCNGWTFWHYEAGGEIQPVDAARQLYLLANED, encoded by the coding sequence GTGGGTGTGATAGAAACTGCCAAGTTGCAGGCGAAAGATACTGCAAAGACAACGGAATCTGTCCGCCAATCCCTGCCGCTCGGGCAGATCCTGCCGGGCGACTGCATCGAGGCGATGCGATCGCTGCCCGACAATTCGGTCGACTGCGTGTTCGCCGATCCGCCCTACAACCTCCAGCTTGGCGGCGATCTCAATCGGCCCGACGGCAGCCATGTCGACGCGGTAACCGACGAGTGGGACCGGTTCGACAGCTTCCGCGTCTACGACGATTTCACCCGCGGCTGGCTCACCGAGGCACGCCGGGTCCTGAAGCCCGACGGATCGCTGTGGGTGATCGGCAGCTATCACAACATCTTCCGCGTTGGTGCGATCCTGCAGGATCTCGGCTTCTGGATCCTCAACGATATCGTCTGGCGCAAGACCAATCCGATGCCCAATTTCAAGGGCACGCGGTTCACCAACGCGCACGAAACGCTGATCTGGGCGAGCCAGGGCGAAAAGGCGCGGTATCACTTCAATTACCGCGCAATGAAGACTTTAAACGACGAACTTCAGATGCGTTCTGACTGGGTGCTGCCGATCTGTTCGGGTGGCGAACGGCTCAAGGAAAACGGCAAGAAGGCCCACCCGACCCAGAAACCCGAGGCGCTGCTGTACCGCGTGCTGCTGGCCACGACCGAAGCGGGCGACGTGGTGCTCGATCCGTTCTTCGGCACCGGCACCACCGGCGCGGTGGCGAAACGGCTGGGCCGCGAATGGATCGGCTGCGAGCGAGAGAGCTTCTATCGCGGGGTCGCCGAAAAGCGGATCGAAAAGGAACTGCCGCTCGATGAAAGCGCGCTCAAGACCATGCAGAGCAGAAAGGCCGCCCCGCGCGTCGCCTTTGGGGCGCTGGTCGAGAACGGGCTGATCCCGCCGGGCACGAAGGTGTTTGACAAGAAGCGCCGCTGGATCGCCACCGTGCGCGCCGATGGTTCGCTCGATCACAAGGGGCAGACCGGGTCGATCCACGGGCTCGGAAAGGACCTGCAAGGCGCGCCCAGCTGCAACGGCTGGACGTTCTGGCACTACGAGGCGGGTGGCGAGATCCAGCCCGTCGACGCCGCGCGGCAACTGTACCTGCTGGCGAACGAGGATTGA
- a CDS encoding calcium/sodium antiporter has protein sequence MLNAILLSLAGLIGLAIGGELLVRGAVGIARKLGVSTLFTGLVIVGFATSMPEMVASVEAALAGSPGIAWGNIVGSNIANSLLILGATALIAPIALTGTGRRDAVVALGVTMLLWAIAASQWGSRWIGVALLAGIIAYIVWRYRHPGAGAIEEEDDTDPGSAVVAGLLFAVGLAILILGGQALVTGAIDLARLIGVSETVIGLTVVAIGTSLPELAASVAAALRGKPGLAIGNVVGSNIYNILLIGGATMSIAPFALPQSLVGTQMALLAASAAIVLALLWRATSIGRAMGAMLVAAFVGNIVWVFA, from the coding sequence ATGCTGAACGCCATTTTGTTGAGCCTCGCCGGCCTGATCGGGCTGGCCATCGGCGGCGAACTGCTGGTTCGCGGTGCCGTGGGCATCGCGCGCAAGCTCGGCGTCTCGACGCTGTTCACCGGGCTGGTGATCGTCGGCTTTGCGACCTCGATGCCGGAAATGGTCGCCAGTGTCGAAGCCGCGCTGGCCGGATCGCCGGGGATCGCGTGGGGCAATATCGTCGGTTCGAACATCGCAAACTCGCTGCTGATCCTCGGCGCGACCGCGCTGATCGCGCCGATCGCGCTGACCGGCACTGGCAGGCGCGATGCGGTGGTGGCGCTGGGCGTGACCATGCTGCTGTGGGCGATCGCCGCGTCGCAATGGGGTTCGCGCTGGATCGGCGTAGCGCTGCTGGCCGGGATTATCGCCTACATCGTCTGGCGCTATCGCCATCCCGGTGCCGGGGCGATCGAGGAAGAGGACGACACCGATCCCGGCAGCGCCGTGGTGGCGGGCCTGCTGTTCGCGGTCGGGCTCGCCATCCTGATCCTGGGCGGTCAGGCGCTGGTGACCGGCGCGATCGACCTCGCGCGGCTGATCGGCGTGTCGGAGACGGTGATCGGCCTTACCGTGGTGGCGATCGGGACCTCGCTGCCCGAACTCGCGGCTTCGGTCGCGGCGGCACTGCGCGGCAAGCCGGGGCTTGCGATCGGCAATGTCGTGGGCTCGAACATCTACAATATCCTGCTGATCGGCGGGGCGACGATGAGCATCGCGCCATTTGCCCTTCCGCAGAGCCTGGTCGGCACGCAGATGGCGCTGCTCGCCGCGAGCGCGGCAATCGTCCTCGCGCTGCTTTGGCGGGCGACATCGATCGGCCGGGCGATGGGCGCGATGCTGGTGGCGGCGTTTGTCGGGAACATCGTGTGGGTGTTTGCCTGA
- a CDS encoding ribonuclease HII produces MVMTGVTPDFEFGAENLVMGVDEAGRGPLAGPVVAAAVVLGARIPAGLDDSKKLSAKRRATLDEQIRATCGWAVAVIEPPEIDRLNIFMATMHAMTDCVGILAGQLGADPHEVLIDGNLTPQGRCAGWRWRARAIVGGDGIEPAISAASIVAKEWRDRLMIAAAAQHPLYGWEKNKGYGTREHMDALRDHGPSPLHRRSFAPVAQATLL; encoded by the coding sequence ATGGTCATGACTGGGGTAACTCCCGATTTCGAATTCGGTGCCGAAAATCTCGTCATGGGGGTCGACGAGGCGGGGCGCGGACCGCTTGCCGGGCCGGTGGTGGCCGCGGCGGTGGTGCTGGGCGCGCGAATACCCGCCGGACTCGACGATTCCAAGAAGCTTTCGGCCAAACGCCGCGCGACGCTCGACGAACAGATCAGGGCGACGTGTGGCTGGGCCGTGGCGGTGATCGAGCCACCCGAGATCGACCGGCTCAACATCTTCATGGCGACCATGCATGCGATGACCGATTGCGTCGGGATCCTGGCCGGGCAGTTGGGCGCGGACCCGCACGAAGTCCTGATCGACGGCAACCTGACCCCGCAGGGACGCTGCGCTGGGTGGCGCTGGCGCGCGCGCGCGATCGTTGGCGGCGACGGGATCGAACCCGCGATCAGCGCCGCATCGATCGTCGCCAAGGAATGGCGCGACCGGCTGATGATTGCCGCCGCCGCCCAGCACCCGCTCTACGGCTGGGAAAAAAACAAGGGCTATGGAACGCGCGAGCACATGGATGCGTTGCGCGACCATGGACCATCGCCTCTCCATCGCCGTTCCTTCGCTCCGGTTGCGCAAGCGACCTTGCTCTGA
- a CDS encoding PQQ-dependent sugar dehydrogenase has translation MTMLSKLSSVVSLPAFALASCAAAETGETAANGATDAAYTVTAMGEFERPWAIEFAPGTDTLFITEKSGTLKLMNTLSGTVSTVVGAPEVAFAGQGGLGDVAFLESEAGMPLDGRTIYLSWAEGGDGSTYGAAVGRGRLSCDEAGEDCAVSDLAVIWRQSLKTGRRGHYSHRIQFSPDEQHMFIASGDRQELDPAQDLTNNLGTIVRLNLDGTPAASNPFAGQGEVQSQIWSYGHRNILGMDWDADGRLWEIEHGPAGGDELNLVRQGANYGWPTRSYGDHYNGDPIADHSADDGFVKPAAHWTPVIAPGDMIIYSGEMFGPWQGNALIAGLSSKALVRVAIDGESAREVERYGFDARLRSVEQGPDGSIWVAEDGEGGRVLRISAK, from the coding sequence ATGACCATGTTATCCAAGCTTTCATCCGTTGTTTCCCTCCCCGCCTTCGCGCTCGCAAGCTGCGCTGCCGCGGAAACTGGGGAAACTGCCGCGAACGGGGCAACCGACGCCGCCTACACCGTGACCGCGATGGGCGAATTCGAGCGGCCATGGGCGATCGAATTTGCACCGGGCACCGACACGCTGTTCATCACCGAGAAGTCCGGCACGCTCAAATTGATGAACACCTTGAGCGGCACGGTCAGCACCGTTGTGGGTGCGCCCGAGGTAGCCTTCGCCGGCCAGGGCGGCCTCGGCGATGTCGCCTTCCTCGAATCCGAAGCCGGGATGCCGCTCGACGGGCGGACGATCTACCTCAGCTGGGCCGAGGGCGGCGATGGCAGCACCTATGGCGCGGCGGTGGGTCGCGGCAGGCTGTCTTGCGACGAGGCCGGTGAAGACTGCGCAGTCAGCGACCTCGCCGTGATCTGGCGCCAATCGCTCAAGACCGGGCGGCGAGGCCATTATTCGCACCGCATCCAGTTCTCGCCCGATGAGCAACACATGTTCATCGCCAGCGGCGACCGGCAGGAACTCGATCCGGCGCAGGACCTGACCAACAATCTCGGCACCATCGTGCGGCTCAATCTCGATGGCACTCCGGCTGCGAGCAATCCGTTTGCCGGCCAGGGCGAGGTGCAATCGCAGATCTGGTCCTACGGGCACCGCAACATCCTCGGCATGGATTGGGATGCCGACGGTCGGCTGTGGGAGATAGAGCACGGCCCGGCAGGCGGCGACGAGCTCAACCTGGTTCGGCAAGGCGCGAACTACGGCTGGCCGACGCGTTCCTATGGCGATCACTACAACGGCGACCCGATCGCGGATCACAGCGCCGATGACGGCTTCGTCAAGCCCGCCGCGCACTGGACCCCGGTGATCGCGCCGGGCGACATGATCATCTATTCTGGCGAGATGTTCGGGCCGTGGCAGGGCAATGCCCTGATCGCGGGTCTTTCGAGCAAGGCACTGGTGCGGGTCGCGATCGATGGCGAAAGTGCGCGCGAGGTCGAACGCTACGGTTTCGATGCGCGGCTGCGCTCGGTCGAACAGGGCCCCGATGGCAGCATCTGGGTCGCCGAGGATGGCGAAGGCGGACGAGTGCTGCGGATTTCCGCCAAATAG
- a CDS encoding GNAT family N-acetyltransferase, whose translation MGADTATLIPLSAVDPALVEGLLDRAFGEDRHARTAYRIRAGMNWLEALSFAALDNDEMLVGTIQCWPIALVDREGRPIPLVMVGPVAVVPERQGEGFGVGLMAAMLDAEARLAGDGQRPFAQVLIGDAEYYGRWGFSAAATGGWRCPGPYAPERLLARGAALAAMPAEGMLGPWTAAS comes from the coding sequence ATGGGCGCTGACACGGCCACTCTCATCCCGCTATCGGCGGTCGATCCGGCGCTGGTCGAGGGATTGCTCGATCGCGCCTTCGGCGAAGATCGCCATGCGCGCACCGCCTATCGCATTCGCGCAGGGATGAACTGGCTCGAAGCGCTCAGTTTCGCCGCGCTCGACAACGACGAAATGCTGGTCGGCACGATCCAGTGCTGGCCGATCGCGCTGGTCGATCGCGAAGGCCGCCCGATCCCGCTGGTGATGGTCGGCCCGGTCGCGGTGGTGCCAGAACGGCAGGGCGAAGGGTTCGGCGTCGGATTGATGGCGGCGATGCTCGATGCCGAGGCGCGGCTCGCGGGGGACGGTCAGCGACCCTTCGCGCAGGTGCTGATCGGTGATGCCGAATATTACGGGCGCTGGGGTTTCTCGGCGGCGGCGACCGGCGGCTGGCGCTGCCCCGGTCCCTACGCGCCCGAGCGGCTGCTGGCGCGCGGAGCGGCACTTGCCGCGATGCCGGCAGAAGGAATGCTCGGCCCGTGGACCGCCGCGTCCTGA
- a CDS encoding DUF1285 domain-containing protein — protein MPYEPPPYLAELTLAQIAEQVAARKLPPVEGWAPQQIGESLMRIAADGTWFHEGDPIRRQAMVRAFSGLLTRDDAGQHWLVTPFEKLSIEVVDAAFIATDCVMRDGEIAFRLNTDDLVVAGPEHGLRAAGDPETPAIYLHVRRGCEARLNRSTYAQLAEIALETSGDDWMVTSQGAIFSLISTD, from the coding sequence ATGCCCTACGAACCGCCCCCGTACCTCGCCGAACTCACGCTCGCCCAGATTGCCGAGCAGGTTGCTGCGCGCAAACTGCCCCCGGTCGAAGGGTGGGCACCCCAGCAGATCGGCGAAAGCCTCATGCGGATCGCAGCCGACGGCACCTGGTTCCACGAGGGCGATCCGATCCGCAGGCAGGCCATGGTGCGCGCCTTTTCCGGCTTGCTCACCCGCGACGACGCTGGCCAGCACTGGCTCGTCACGCCTTTCGAAAAGCTCAGCATCGAAGTCGTGGACGCGGCGTTCATCGCCACCGACTGCGTGATGCGCGACGGTGAGATCGCGTTCCGGCTCAATACCGATGATCTGGTCGTGGCTGGTCCCGAGCACGGCCTGCGCGCCGCCGGCGATCCGGAAACGCCCGCGATCTACCTCCATGTCCGGCGCGGCTGCGAGGCGCGGCTCAACCGCTCGACTTACGCGCAGCTGGCGGAGATCGCGCTCGAAACCAGTGGCGACGACTGGATGGTTACCAGTCAGGGCGCTATCTTCTCGCTGATATCAACCGACTGA
- a CDS encoding CoA pyrophosphatase: MSELFDRLSAAFAEGHARKVDGLLSDARFAEGARSTPAAVLIAVTDRPQPGVILTQRPRDMRDHPGQVAFPGGKIDDGEDTIAAALREAEEELALPREAVRVIGETDRYVTGTGFDVAPVLGVVPPDLPLTPSPDEVEAWFEAPLELLLTRANWTTNEVFWKGAMRRYLELDYDGFRIWGVTAAIIANLSLRIAPERLRDVA; the protein is encoded by the coding sequence ATGAGCGAGCTATTCGATCGATTGTCGGCGGCCTTTGCGGAAGGACACGCGCGTAAGGTCGATGGCCTGCTGAGCGATGCCCGCTTTGCCGAGGGCGCTCGCAGCACGCCGGCCGCCGTCCTGATCGCGGTTACGGATCGTCCGCAACCGGGCGTGATTCTGACCCAGCGCCCGCGCGACATGCGCGATCATCCCGGTCAGGTGGCGTTCCCCGGCGGCAAGATCGACGATGGCGAGGATACGATCGCCGCCGCCCTGCGCGAAGCCGAGGAAGAGCTGGCTCTGCCGCGCGAAGCGGTGCGGGTGATCGGCGAAACCGATCGCTACGTCACCGGGACCGGTTTCGATGTCGCGCCGGTGCTCGGCGTGGTGCCGCCCGATCTGCCGCTCACGCCCAGCCCGGACGAAGTCGAAGCGTGGTTCGAAGCGCCGCTCGAACTGCTGCTGACCCGCGCCAACTGGACGACGAACGAAGTGTTCTGGAAAGGCGCGATGCGGCGCTATCTCGAACTGGATTACGATGGCTTTCGCATCTGGGGAGTGACCGCCGCCATCATCGCCAACCTGTCGCTGCGGATCGCCCCCGAAAGGCTGCGCGATGTCGCCTGA
- a CDS encoding CCA tRNA nucleotidyltransferase has protein sequence MSPDLSAAEWPRRSGLATLTQALGAQNIRWVGGAVRDTLLGHAVSDIDCATLLVPDVVIDRCREAGIRTVPTGIEHGTVTAILADGPVEITTLRRDVSTDGRRATVAFATEWRDDAARRDFTINALYADPETLEIFDYFGGLADLAARRVRFIGDARDRIAEDHLRILRYYRFQARFGAELDPEAEAACAAMANTLKGLSRERIASELLGLLALPDPHATVERMHRQGVLPVILPEACRTYVERLGPFMAREKAQGFAPEAVRRLAALLPPSREVAETVAARLRLSKAQRARLVNAAERSDADAAEPRALAYTHSPAFAIDRLLLLGEDARALADWQPPVFPLKGGTIVERGVDAGPEVARILQAVERRWIAEGFPEADRVEQLLAEELG, from the coding sequence ATGTCGCCTGATCTCAGCGCGGCCGAATGGCCCCGGCGCAGCGGGCTCGCCACGCTCACGCAGGCGCTCGGTGCGCAGAATATCCGGTGGGTCGGCGGGGCGGTGCGCGATACGCTGCTCGGCCACGCGGTCAGCGATATCGATTGCGCCACGCTGCTCGTCCCCGACGTTGTGATCGACCGGTGCCGCGAAGCGGGCATCCGCACCGTTCCGACCGGGATCGAGCACGGTACCGTCACTGCGATCCTTGCCGATGGACCGGTCGAGATCACCACCCTGCGCCGCGACGTATCCACCGATGGTCGCCGCGCGACCGTGGCGTTCGCAACCGAGTGGCGCGACGACGCGGCGCGCCGCGATTTCACCATCAACGCGCTCTATGCGGATCCCGAAACGCTGGAGATCTTCGACTATTTCGGCGGGCTTGCAGACCTTGCGGCGCGCCGGGTCCGGTTTATCGGCGACGCGCGCGATCGGATCGCCGAAGATCACCTGCGGATCCTGCGCTACTACCGCTTCCAGGCGCGGTTCGGCGCGGAACTCGATCCGGAGGCGGAGGCCGCCTGCGCCGCAATGGCCAACACGCTCAAGGGGTTGAGCCGTGAACGGATCGCGAGCGAACTGCTCGGCCTGCTGGCTCTGCCCGATCCCCACGCCACCGTCGAGCGGATGCACCGGCAGGGCGTGCTGCCGGTGATCCTGCCCGAAGCGTGTCGCACCTATGTCGAGCGGCTGGGGCCGTTCATGGCGCGCGAGAAGGCGCAGGGATTCGCCCCCGAAGCGGTGCGCCGCCTCGCCGCGCTGCTGCCGCCCTCGCGCGAGGTGGCGGAAACCGTGGCCGCGCGGCTCCGGCTGTCGAAGGCGCAGCGGGCGCGGCTGGTCAACGCGGCCGAACGCAGCGACGCCGATGCGGCCGAGCCCCGCGCGCTCGCCTATACCCATTCTCCGGCATTCGCGATCGATCGCCTGCTGCTGCTCGGCGAGGACGCGCGCGCACTCGCCGACTGGCAGCCGCCGGTCTTCCCGCTGAAGGGCGGCACGATCGTCGAACGCGGAGTGGACGCGGGGCCGGAGGTCGCGCGCATCCTGCAGGCGGTCGAGCGGCGCTGGATCGCAGAGGGCTTTCCCGAAGCAGACCGGGTCGAACAACTGCTCGCCGAAGAACTCGGCTGA
- a CDS encoding redoxin domain-containing protein, producing the protein MTDTRPTYQIASPSIRPYVQTLWPGALAMPFETRDGDGRKISLADDHLSGRHLLLVFLSDPDSEHAKALLRSLADLFAPLDAADATVIAVSASADAAHNNALKRTTGFPWPVASDPSGGMFASYGLHKGTDHATRLVLVTPYRQIRTWFDLEEDAGETLKTIMDTLDNSRAAEELRWSPPHAPILTVPNVFSPEECGKLVESVVTDTPFMVRQPQPGEVAGDYRIPVYDHYRQDRVDLIIKNRDTLALLDERIFGRVTPMIKKAFAFEVTRREDLHIARYFGKREGFSMGHRDNTDPPGAHRKFALSISLNDDYEGGEITFKEFSPKGYRVPAGTAMVFSSSLLHEVQETTLGVRYNLISHFF; encoded by the coding sequence ATGACCGATACCCGACCGACCTATCAGATCGCATCGCCGTCGATCCGGCCATACGTGCAGACCCTGTGGCCCGGTGCGCTGGCGATGCCGTTCGAAACGCGCGACGGGGATGGTCGCAAGATCAGCCTGGCCGACGATCACCTGTCGGGTCGCCATCTGCTTCTTGTGTTCCTGAGCGATCCGGACAGCGAACACGCAAAGGCGCTCCTGCGGTCCCTGGCCGATCTATTCGCGCCGCTCGATGCCGCCGATGCGACCGTAATCGCGGTCAGCGCGTCGGCCGATGCGGCGCACAACAACGCCCTGAAACGCACCACCGGCTTTCCCTGGCCGGTCGCCAGCGATCCGTCCGGCGGCATGTTCGCCTCATACGGACTGCACAAGGGAACCGACCACGCGACCCGGCTGGTGCTGGTGACGCCATACCGGCAGATCCGCACCTGGTTCGATCTGGAAGAGGACGCAGGCGAAACGCTGAAGACGATTATGGATACACTCGACAACTCGCGGGCCGCCGAAGAATTGCGCTGGAGCCCGCCGCACGCACCGATCCTGACGGTGCCCAACGTGTTCTCGCCCGAGGAGTGCGGCAAGCTGGTCGAATCCGTGGTGACCGATACGCCGTTCATGGTCCGCCAGCCCCAGCCGGGCGAGGTCGCGGGCGATTACAGAATTCCGGTCTACGATCACTATCGGCAGGATCGCGTCGACCTCATCATCAAGAACAGGGATACGCTGGCACTGCTCGACGAACGGATTTTCGGCCGGGTGACGCCGATGATCAAGAAGGCGTTCGCGTTCGAAGTGACGCGCCGCGAAGACCTGCATATCGCGCGCTATTTCGGCAAGCGCGAAGGTTTTTCGATGGGCCACCGCGACAACACCGATCCGCCCGGCGCACACCGCAAGTTCGCGCTGTCGATCAGCCTCAACGACGATTACGAAGGCGGCGAAATCACCTTCAAGGAATTCAGTCCGAAGGGTTATCGCGTGCCGGCGGGCACCGCGATGGTGTTCTCGTCATCGCTGCTGCACGAGGTGCAGGAAACGACATTGGGCGTGCGCTACAATCTCATTTCGCACTTTTTCTGA
- a CDS encoding DJ-1/PfpI/YhbO family deglycase/protease — MKRILIIATDGFEQSELMKPKALLEEANAQITVASLEDGSIKGWNQGEWGDSVAVDKTVDSVNEGDFDALLLPGGQINPDVLRMNDRVIELVRDFNSANKPIAAICHAPWLLAEADIIAGKVVTGWPSIRTDLRNAGGEVVDKTVAVDGNIITSRNPDDIPAFTATLMSALAMDKVTESA; from the coding sequence ATGAAACGCATCCTGATCATCGCTACGGACGGGTTCGAGCAGTCCGAGCTCATGAAGCCCAAGGCCCTGCTGGAAGAGGCCAATGCGCAGATCACTGTCGCAAGTCTCGAAGACGGCTCGATCAAGGGCTGGAACCAGGGCGAGTGGGGCGACAGCGTGGCCGTCGACAAGACCGTCGATTCGGTAAACGAGGGCGATTTTGACGCGCTCCTGCTTCCCGGCGGTCAGATCAATCCGGACGTGCTGCGGATGAACGACCGCGTGATCGAACTCGTGCGCGATTTCAACAGCGCGAACAAACCGATCGCCGCGATCTGCCACGCCCCGTGGCTGCTGGCCGAGGCCGACATCATCGCGGGCAAAGTCGTGACCGGCTGGCCGTCGATCCGCACCGATTTGCGCAATGCCGGCGGGGAGGTGGTCGACAAGACGGTGGCGGTCGATGGCAACATCATCACCAGCCGCAATCCCGACGACATTCCCGCCTTCACCGCCACGCTGATGAGCGCATTGGCGATGGACAAGGTGACCGAATCCGCCTGA
- a CDS encoding DUF4349 domain-containing protein, with amino-acid sequence MRHAIRRAAVAGAAISALALAACSETGDGSTDAAYESAAADSAVEAVADRGGDGSAIPVLGDIPVSMPQLAYTYDYRWRLPAAEIGPLQRRHASLCEQQGPGSCQILGMNKTGEEADEVTGVLQMAVASRQARAFGALLEDEAEDAGAEQVSAEIASEELSKQIVDTEARLRARTELRDRLLEVLKTRRGTVEELVEAERSVARVNEEIDQARSWLKEMEGRVAYSRVTVRYETGIPVSSDFLGPVQGAVGSLGTIFGYLVALLILVGSVALPIGGVVWLVRRLTRPTQVEIAEA; translated from the coding sequence ATGAGGCATGCAATTCGGAGAGCGGCTGTGGCGGGAGCGGCGATCAGCGCGCTCGCATTGGCGGCATGCAGTGAAACGGGCGATGGCTCCACCGATGCGGCGTATGAATCGGCCGCTGCGGACAGCGCTGTCGAAGCGGTGGCGGACCGCGGGGGCGACGGCTCGGCTATCCCGGTGCTGGGCGACATACCGGTTAGCATGCCGCAGCTCGCCTACACTTACGATTACCGCTGGCGCCTGCCCGCTGCCGAGATCGGCCCGCTGCAACGCCGCCACGCAAGCCTGTGCGAACAGCAGGGCCCAGGCAGTTGCCAGATTCTCGGTATGAACAAGACCGGCGAAGAAGCTGATGAGGTTACCGGCGTGCTGCAAATGGCCGTTGCCAGCCGGCAGGCCCGCGCGTTCGGCGCGCTGCTCGAAGACGAAGCCGAGGATGCCGGGGCGGAGCAGGTTTCAGCCGAGATCGCATCCGAGGAACTATCCAAGCAAATCGTCGATACCGAAGCGCGGCTGCGCGCCCGCACTGAATTGCGCGACCGGCTGCTCGAAGTCCTCAAAACCCGGCGCGGCACGGTCGAGGAACTGGTCGAAGCCGAACGCAGCGTTGCCCGCGTCAACGAGGAGATCGACCAGGCGCGCAGCTGGCTCAAGGAAATGGAAGGCCGCGTCGCCTATTCGCGTGTTACCGTTCGCTACGAGACGGGCATTCCCGTCAGCAGTGACTTCCTTGGCCCGGTTCAAGGCGCGGTAGGATCGCTCGGCACGATCTTCGGCTACCTCGTCGCCTTGCTGATCCTGGTCGGCTCGGTCGCGCTCCCGATCGGCGGGGTCGTGTGGCTGGTCCGCCGCCTCACGCGACCGACGCAAGTCGAGATCGCCGAGGCCTGA
- a CDS encoding 2Fe-2S iron-sulfur cluster-binding protein produces MSITVTFIDPRGKPVEVRAEPGDNLLRVGQGAGLPLEGTCEGQMACSTCHVIVATEWFARLPEAIEEEEDMLDFAAGVRRTSRLSCQIELTEDLDGLTVTVPAESTDLRRM; encoded by the coding sequence ATGAGCATCACCGTCACCTTCATCGACCCGCGCGGAAAGCCGGTCGAAGTCAGAGCCGAGCCGGGCGACAATTTGCTGCGCGTCGGGCAGGGCGCGGGTTTGCCGCTCGAGGGGACCTGCGAAGGGCAGATGGCGTGCTCGACCTGCCATGTCATCGTCGCCACCGAGTGGTTCGCCCGGTTGCCCGAAGCGATCGAGGAAGAAGAGGACATGCTCGATTTCGCCGCCGGCGTGCGGCGCACCAGCCGCCTGTCCTGCCAGATCGAGCTCACCGAAGACCTCGACGGCCTGACCGTCACCGTTCCCGCCGAAAGCACCGACCTGCGGCGGATGTAG